The nucleotide window GCGTCGCAGATAGCAAGTGAAGTCAGCATTGTACTGAGGTCTTTCTGGAAGTCGATGTCATATATGTTCCTAGCAGACGGATGTTGATACGATCAATATAATGTCgataatatttactatcaATGACGGAGAAGAACCAGTGATCGGTCGCTATACGCGGTGGGTTATTTGTGGGCCGGAAGGAGACTTTATCTCCTTTGTGAAGTCTTGCCAGCCTACAACCTGTCGGGTCTCAGCAACCCGTCTTCGGCTGATCTTTCTTGACCATGGGTGGAATGTATCGTATCTTCCAATATGCCAATGGTAAAGAAAGGCTTGTATAGTAGTTGGCAGCAAACAGGTAGAGTTAAGAATAGCCTCAGTCCTCTCCGGCTGCCTTTGCCAACACCCGACCGTCCAGTGTTGCGAGAAGATAAATCGGGGAGTATAGCGTGCATGGgcttcaccatcatcattcgaAGAATTATCTGCAGGTTCTGTGCTGTGCTCGCGTGTTTCTTTGTCTGAACAGGTAAAGAGTTTCTTGGGACTATGCACTTGGAACTAAGGATGCGGTTTCCCTTCAGAGGGTATTGGAATACTtctttatagttatataaggGGTAGAAATAGTCATGTAGCGGAGTAATATGAAGGGCAGCAAGATGGGAGAGCAGAAGTAGACCTATATATCTTGAGTGAAGAAAGTGAAGGGCTTCCAGCATTGCATTTTCAGCATCCCTGATCCAGTGCCATTGAGTATATCATTGTGAATTTGCTGTAGTGCTAGATCATTCATTTGGAAAGAGCACTCCTTATTAGGTTGTGTATTCAATGTCTGAGTGACTACGACTTCATCATAGTAAAGTCACCCTGCAATTCAACCACAAAGAAGTTAGGAGTCCACAACAGACTTTCTACCAACTTCTATGATTAGCCATCACACGACAAGGAAGTTCTAGGGATGAATTGAGCCTCCTATACATCGCCTGCAAAAAGCCGGAAATCCCCGACACCACTCCAAATTTTCAGCCGCAGCGCACAAACAGCCAACTCGTATCCGCACGAGGTTCAAGCCCAGAGAAGCGCGCGTTGGGCAGACCAAATGCTGTATGATAAGGGTTCTGACCTGACTGCCAACAAAGAAGTCATATGCGCGCGGTGCTCGCCGGAATGTGATCGGGTGAGATGATGCGAGCCAATCGGGACGAGTACCCACATGGCGTATCCTTATGAGAGACACCCAAGCTGTATGGTCTCGACTAGTTCATTCCCACGGGACAAGACTTGCCAAGCTGATATTTAGTAAATTTTTATTGATATCGGCTCGGGTTCAGGCTTGTGATGAAGAGAGTCGGGTTGTTGTTACGGCATCCCGAGGCAGGGCTGATCAGGCAGTGGAGCAACATGAAGCTATCCTTACTTGGGGTGTGCAAGCAAAGCATGTGAAACCGGCAGATTCTGACGTGGTGTGCAATACCTGCCATGCGGCGTCAACGTGGGAAGCCATACAGCCTGATAGCGGATCACAGTTTCACTTCCACCGCATGGCATGTCTGtgcttggcgatgatgattggGTCGTCAGGGGTTACTGGATGATTCCTGATCCTTCGGCTGGAATTGCCAGGTGATGGCAGCATCGGTCGGCCTCGCCGGGGATAAGCCAAGCTAACACAAGACAAGGTAAGCAGACAAGAGAGTATTGTCGCTACTGGGAGGGTTACACGTCATGTTGCTGCATGATTAGCATGGGGGGATAAGACGATGCCAATCGATCATGTTATTCACCGCTGCAGTTCATAACAAAGACTCCATTTTCTGGTGCATAACTTGCACAACCGCGGGAAGGTTATGCGGATTGCCACTTTCTGGAGCCCGAATTCCACCgcattttctttctctcggACCCACCACTGATTCAGCGCCTCCATCTTCAGTTTATTGCCACGCATTAAGTGGCTGTTGATGTCCCGCTGACTCGCCCGATCAGGGATGCCCTAACAAAGTCCAGCCAGATTAGCCATCAATCCCAGCGGCTCTGCATGTCACGACAAACGCTTTTTCATGCACATTGTTATATCCTGCAAATTATGCATGCCGTTATCTCCGTCCAGACTATTTTAAAAACACCCCATCCGCCATGGATTTcccattcttcctcttcacaaATTCCACCCtagtctctctttcttctcgtgcAGCAACTAACTGCCACCCTCATCATGCCCGACCTCGAGGATCAATCCGAGAAGCCCACTTCTCCAGTCCAGTCTCCCGcatccagcaccaccaccattgcCGCCCTCTACCCCGAAACCGATCTCGACAAGGGCATCATCGGCTGGGACGGTCAAGATGACCCCAACAATCCGCAAAACTTTGCCCCGAAACGCAAATGGATGCTGCTCGCCCTAATGAGCTCCTTTACTTTCATCTCGCCGCTGGCGTCGAGCATGTTTTCCCCCGCTATCAGTTACGTGGCCGCCGACTTTGGCGTCACCAATGAatacctcctctccttcagtgtcaccatcttccttctcggcTACACAGTACGCTCCCCACTACCATCCTCACACCATCAACCCCTCCCCATACTAACCATCCCAGATCGgccccctcttcctcgcccccCTCAGCGAAATCTATGGCCGCCGCATCGCTTTGAGCGCCGCAAACTGGTTCTTCGTTGTCTGGCAAATCGGCTGCGCGCTCGCCCCCAACCTCTCTGCCTTGATCGTCTTCCGTCTCTTCGCCGGCATGGGCGGCGTCGGCTGCATCACCCTAGGGGCCGGCGTCATCGCTGACCTCTTCCCCCGGACCCAGCGCGGCATGGCCACCTCCATCTGGGCCATGGGCCCCCTGATCGGGCCCGTCGTCGGCCCCATCGCCGGCGGCTTCATCGGCGAAACCATCGGCTGGCGCTGGGTATTCTGGATCCTACTCATTGCCAGCGGTACTATCGGCGCCGGCATCGAGCTTCTCAACCGCGAAACATACGCCCCCGTCCTGATCCGCTGGAAAACAGCGAAGCTCGCACGCGAACTCAACCGTCCTGAACTTCGCAGCGCCTACGACATATCCCAGGGCACGACACCCCCGACCGTCTCCCAGGCACTTATGCAGGGTCTACGCcgtcccatcatcctcttaTGCAAGAGTCCTatcgtccttctcctctccatctacATGGCCTTCGTCTATGGcctcctctacctcttcTTCACGACCATCACCTCCGTCTTCGAACAGACCTACGGCTTTTCCACCGGTCTCGCCGGCCTCTCCTACCTTGGTATCGGAGTGGGCTTCTTCATTGGCATGACTGCCGTCGCAATGACCAGTGACCGCATGGTCGTCAAACTCACCGCCCGCAACAACGGCGTCTTCCAGCCCGAAATGCGTCTCCCCACTATGATCATCTTCGCCTGCTTGCTCCCCATCAGCTTTTTCTGGTATGGCTGGTCCGCCAAGTACGAGGTTCAGTGGATCGTGCCGATCATTGGTATGGCGCCGTTCGGCATCGGCATGCTGGGCGTCTATATGCCGATTCAGACGTACGTAATTGATTGCTATCCGGCGTATGCGGCTAGTGCAAATGCGGCGCTCACAGCGACAAGATCGTTGGTCGGTGCCGTGTTGCCGCTTGCTGGGCCGAAGCTGTTTAGCAGTTTGGGGCTTGGGTGGGGGAACTCACTCCTGGGATTTTTGGCGTTGGCATTTGTGCCCGTGCCAATTTTCTTTAATCGTTATGGGCAGAAGATTCGAGAGAAGTGGGTTGTGAACCTAGATTAATGCCTCTACGGCCACTGTTGCATTTTCGTTGTGCTGTAAAAAGTTTTTGTGGgcatatttatagataatatacgTACATATATGCATGAATACATGAATgagatattaatagtataatagAAGATGATATTACAGAGTGATTTGAGTCACTTGAAGTACAAAGATTATCCaatctccatcaacacctcacccacatccacccccctgACAACATCCGGCCAGGCATCCACAAACTCCCTCGTTATGCCCCATCCCTCCTTACACATGATCATGTTTTTGAACCGCGTCTTCATGACCAAGTCATTCTTCTCGTCCCTCTCCAAGAGACTCTCTCCCCATGGCCACCTTACCTTCATACAACACGCCAGAAACCCAAAAAGATCGTCCCTCTGTCGTGAATACACCTCCCACTCGCGGATAAGAGTCACCCTGATCTCAGGCCAGATTAACATATCCAGTGACGCCGGGTGTGGAATACGCAGCTGTTCCTGGACGGGGTGCATGAAGGTCGGCAGCTTGGCGAATGTCTCTGAGGTGGGGTTGAAGAGCCATTTGCTGTAGTGGTAGCTGAGCCAGCCGAAGGCGAGACGCTCGGGGTCACGCAGGGGACGAcggagggaggtggtgtAGATGGCGTTGGcgagggggttggtgttggtgccgtagaggaggtcgagggggtgaggggaaggagggcagGAGATGAttgtggatggggggagggcGAGCcagagaagggagggggctGTGGGGAGGTCTGAGTgcagagggaggagggagtaaaGAGGTGGTATTGATTCTTCCTTGTTggtttgtggtggtggtggtgataatgataatgatgatggttttggTGTTGTGGTGTATGACTGGATAGGCGGTAGTGGAAGTTGCGtcggtggttgtggttgcaGTAGATgcgatggggatgatgatggatctTCCCACGATGTGATCAATGACTTTAGTCCCTCTTGACGATTTCGTAGAACTTGGTTCTCTTGTTGCAGGCCCTCTATTACTTGTAGGAGATGCTGCGTGCCGCTGTCGTCGTGGTAGCGCTCGCAATGCGCCACTTTGTCTTCTAGCTGCGCGGTGTATTGCTGCTTCTTTGTGCGCAGGGTTTGTTGGGCGCGACGGTCTCGGAGACGCTTTTTTTCTGCTGAAGAGAGGGACATGTGTGCCGATGGTGCAGTAGAAGGGATTTAGTGGGAGCTGGGATAGATTCTGGAAATGAGACTAAGCCTGAGATTAAGTTGTGGAATGAAGCCGGAGATAAAGTCGAAGGGACTAATGTCGGGGGTGGAGTTATGCACTGCGTCACGGCACAAGTTGTGCATGTCCAGGACAAAGGTGATTGGTGAGTGTGTGTGGAAATACCATGTGTTGTGGCAATAATTATATCGGGGCTGGTATTCCGGTCAGCAACACCCAACTAAGTCATGTATGTGAAATAGTGCTTGCTAGTTAAAACTTTGTGATCTGTTGTCAAGACGCAGGGTTGAACATATATGGGAATTGATCTACGAGGACTCGAGTTATGGTTATAGATAGGTGTAAGAGGTGGTCAGCGACCACGCAGACAGAAGAGGGCGCGGAATTCAGATGATACCTGGCTACAGTGAATGATTCAACATCTGTTATTTTTGTTTGATCACATACGCCGCACTAAAATTAAGTCTATATATGGGAAGGCCAGCTTCCTACAGCCCCCGAAACCAAGGATCCGACAGTAACCCTTGCACAGTATCCCTCTCATCTCCTTTCCACCGCAGCATTCGCGATATTACGTTAATAAAGGCCTGTTTATCGTCACCTTCAACGTCGTGAAGAGTTTTATCAAGTCCTCCACTCTCTAGGATCAGCCCTGTATGCTTAAATTTGCCTGCATTGAGATCAGTAAAGCTCCAACATTGCTAGCCGAGAAGAGTGACTACCTTCAGTATCAATATATCGAGAAGAATACTTCGCCTCATGAAGCACATCCACAGGTGGAGGTCCAAGTACCGATATAATGCGAGCCAGATGAGCTTCCTCCGTGAAGGTAGAGTGATTAGAGTCTGGTCCATCAAAAGGACCACTGCCATGGGCTAGTTCCACAAGCTGGATCATTATTAGCAATTTACAATATCTGCGAAGCGAGCAATAAGCCATACCAAAGCACCCAGGTTCCATATATCGGCACTGTACTTCCAACCTGCTCCAAGAATAACCTCTGAGCCCTGAAACTATCTGGTTGAATGAGATGGTAATGAGTCTGAGACCCTTCCACAGCCAGTCCGAAATCAGTGATCACTGGTCTGCCCAAGCTGTTTGCTTCCACGCCAAAGTGATTTCTCGAAAGGTATATTGTTCGGTCTTCGAGCTGTTTCTGAGGCAGTGGTTCTTTTACTTCACCTGAGACACTCTATCAAGTATGGAGTGGTCACGGAGAGCCATGAGAACATTGTCGGATTTCAAGTCTAACtatttattagtaattcACAGCTTGCCTCTTTTTTGCTCAGAAGTCATACCTGTATGAACGACCTGACATTCAGAGTGGAGATAGCCAAGCCCTTCCAGAATCAATTTGGCAACAGGTCTGAGAACGTCCAATGGAAGCACATCCCCCTGAAACCGCCGTCTAAACATCCATAGAGGCTCACACAATGGATTAAACACCATGCAAACATGGGTACCATGAGGACTTGGTAAATTAAAGGAATCGAGCAACGTGCTGACAAAGTTCCGGCCTACATGTCGTGAATTTACGCGCGTAATGTTTTCAGTGATTCGAAGTTCCCTTTCAGCGTCTTTATTTGTTGAATAATTATTCGCCTTGATCTTGACTGCAACGTAGCGTGCTGGGCACCAGCGCCGTCTATTATCATATTAATTTGAGTCTATGCCGAACGGCTTAATGATACATTACAACATACTGGTTCAAATCACGAGCCAGCCATACTGTTGAACTGGCTCCCCAGCCAAGCTTGGCAGTTATTTGGTACCTGTTGTTGAGAATCTCGTAGAGGCGAACAGGGTAAAAGTGGTTTGGCTCATAATGTGGAGTGCACTCTTCTTCAACGACTTCCGCAGCCGGTAAAGTTTGCCTCGGCACATTTGATGATCGACAAGGACTTGATTTGAATACTTTGTTGACCGAAATTCTCAGAGACCTCCACGGCGTTGCCATTTTGGATGTAAGATCCGTGTCTGGTACATGGCATGGGAGGTCGGGGGACCAAAGGAATCCTGGGCAAGCACGGGCCCCATGTAAGGGGATCTGGACCCACTGTCTCCCGCGCGGATCTGACCGAAAATAGCAGGATATCAAAATCTCCACACTAATCAGTTTATTATACGTTTATCTACAGACACAGAATTTCTAGGTTGAATTTAGTCGTATACCATATGGAGTGATACTAGACATCTGCAAACCATGGATGTTCCAAGACTTCACGGGCAGTTAGTCGCTTGGCAGGGTCCAGATTCATCAGCTGCCCGATAAGATCCCTGAATTCCGGTTCCATATGGTCCTCCCACTGTGAAAATGGCTTGTATGGTATGTATTCTTCTGATCTTCGTCCCACAGCATCCGCAGATCTTGGAAATTGACCTCGTCATTGCCAATATGTTTCAGCAGTCCATTGATGCCTTCCTTGTCGCCAAAGTATGAAACTTGACGCTGTAGACGTATCATAGCGGGCAATGCACCTTGCGATTCATGGAAGCGGAAATCGTCATCGATGCCAAAGATAACATGTCCCAACACCGCATAGAGACACTAAACATGTCAATATTGCTCGTCTAAGTTAACAGACGTACCTACTATAATCCCAAAGGCAAACATGTCTGTTGGCTTGTTGAGTTCTCCCCTGAAGTGTGCTTCCGGACTGCGCCAGTTGCCGTTTCCAGCGAGCATACCTTTCATGCACCTACCTTCCGGCAGATAAGCGGCATTCTCGAGATCTGTAAGTAGGACTCTCTCGACTAtagtctcttcttctctatcaCGGCAATCGACCATGATATTGTCCGGCTTAAAATCTGGTTCAAATTAGCACACATGTCCAGTGGTATTCAGGAGTCGCATCCATTGCTTATTACCAAGGTGCACGACATGCTACTCATGCAACTCAGCGATACCTAGCAAGCTAGCTTTCAGGATT belongs to Aspergillus luchuensis IFO 4308 DNA, chromosome 3, nearly complete sequence and includes:
- a CDS encoding bZIP transcription factor (COG:S;~EggNog:ENOG410Q1SS;~InterPro:IPR021833;~PFAM:PF11905), which encodes MSLSSAEKKRLRDRRAQQTLRTKKQQYTAQLEDKVAHCERYHDDSGTQHLLQVIEGLQQENQVLRNRQEGLKSLITSWEDPSSSPSHLLQPQPPTQLPLPPIQSYTTTPKPSSLSLSPPPPQTNKEESIPPLYSLLPLHSDLPTAPSLLWLALPPSTIISCPPSPHPLDLLYGTNTNPLANAIYTTSLRRPLRDPERLAFGWLSYHYSKWLFNPTSETFAKLPTFMHPVQEQLRIPHPASLDMLIWPEIRVTLIREWEVYSRQRDDLFGFLACCMKVRWPWGESLLERDEKNDLVMKTRFKNMIMCKEGWGITREFVDAWPDVVRGVDVGEVLMEIG
- a CDS encoding MFS transporter (COG:G;~EggNog:ENOG410PHIB;~InterPro:IPR005829,IPR020846,IPR011701,IPR036259;~PFAM:PF07690;~TransMembrane:12 (i59-76o96-116i128-147o153-177i189-208o214-236i296-315o335-355i376-395o401-422i434-457o469-488i);~go_component: GO:0016021 - integral component of membrane [Evidence IEA];~go_function: GO:0022857 - transmembrane transporter activity [Evidence IEA];~go_process: GO:0055085 - transmembrane transport [Evidence IEA]); translated protein: MPDLEDQSEKPTSPVQSPASSTTTIAALYPETDLDKGIIGWDGQDDPNNPQNFAPKRKWMLLALMSSFTFISPLASSMFSPAISYVAADFGVTNEYLLSFSVTIFLLGYTIGPLFLAPLSEIYGRRIALSAANWFFVVWQIGCALAPNLSALIVFRLFAGMGGVGCITLGAGVIADLFPRTQRGMATSIWAMGPLIGPVVGPIAGGFIGETIGWRWVFWILLIASGTIGAGIELLNRETYAPVLIRWKTAKLARELNRPELRSAYDISQGTTPPTVSQALMQGLRRPIILLCKSPIVLLLSIYMAFVYGLLYLFFTTITSVFEQTYGFSTGLAGLSYLGIGVGFFIGMTAVAMTSDRMVVKLTARNNGVFQPEMRLPTMIIFACLLPISFFWYGWSAKYEVQWIVPIIGMAPFGIGMLGVYMPIQTYVIDCYPAYAASANAALTATRSLVGAVLPLAGPKLFSSLGLGWGNSLLGFLALAFVPVPIFFNRYGQKIREKWVVNLD
- a CDS encoding uncharacterized protein (COG:T;~EggNog:ENOG410PM5P;~InterPro:IPR011009), yielding MIQLVELAHGSGPFDGPDSNHSTFTEEAHLARIISVLGPPPVDVLHEAKYSSRYIDTEGKFKHTGLILESGGLDKTLHDVEGDDKQAFINVISRMLRWKGDERDTVQGLLSDPWFRGL
- a CDS encoding uncharacterized protein (COG:T;~EggNog:ENOG410PM5P;~InterPro:IPR000719,IPR011009,IPR008271,IPR017441;~PFAM:PF00069;~go_function: GO:0004672 - protein kinase activity [Evidence IEA];~go_function: GO:0005524 - ATP binding [Evidence IEA];~go_process: GO:0006468 - protein phosphorylation [Evidence IEA]), which produces MATPWRSLRISVNKVFKSSPCRSSNVPRQTLPAAEVVEEECTPHYEPNHFYPVRLYEILNNRYQITAKLGWGASSTVWLARDLNQRRWCPARYVAVKIKANNYSTNKDAERELRITENITRVNSRHVGRNFVSTLLDSFNLPSPHGTHVCMVFNPLCEPLWMFRRRFQGDVLPLDVLRPVAKLILEGLGYLHSECQVVHTDLKSDNVLMALRDHSILDRVSQVK
- a CDS encoding uncharacterized protein (COG:T;~EggNog:ENOG410PWZ8;~InterPro:IPR011009;~TransMembrane:1 (o60-79i)); its protein translation is MVDCRDREEETIVERVLLTDLENAAYLPEGRCMKGMLAGNGNWRSPEAHFRGELNKPTDMFAFGIICLYAVLGHVIFGIDDDFRFHESQGALPAMIRLQRQVSYFGDKEGINGLLKHIGNDEVNFQDLRMLWDEDQKNTYHTSHFHSGRTIWNRNSGILSGS